CAGGACGAAGAAAACCCTACGGCCGAACTTCCGAAGTTGGCCGATATGGAATTGCCAACCTTCGAAGAATTAATGACGACGGAAGATCCGTTTGACTGGCTTGTTCTGAAAGACGATTCAGTATTAGTCACGGAGCCAATCTTCCCACGTCCCGATCCGTTGGTGGCACGGATGAAGGAAAAGCAAGAACTGGAAGCGGAGACCGGCGGTTCAACGGAGCAACGTCAGGCAAGACGTGATCGTTTGCTGGAACTGCGAAAGATCAACGTTGTACTGCTGGAAGACAGCAATTCCGATTACAGAATTCCGCTCTCACAGGTCGCGCAGATTATTTCCTTTCCACGGCTGATGCTAAGCCGGATCGATCAGCTGTTAGAAGCTGGTGAGATCCGCAAGGCTTATGAAATGCTGATGCAGGTCGAAATCCAGGCGCCGGGATGGGAATTGTCACAGCCTCGCTTCGACGCTCTGCTGTTGCGCGAAGCGAATATGAAGCTCGACGATAACGATACCATCGCGGCTCTGGCACTATTGGACGAACTAGCCATTCGAAATATTGAAAATCAGCAACTGCCGATAATGATGTCTCAAATTATCGACGGGCAGATTGAAGCCGCGATGGCCGATGAGGACATGGCGAAGACAAAATACTTCCTCAGCCGGCTAAGCCGCCATTTTCCTCAGCACCCTGTCGTTTCAAAATGGGAGCAGCAGCTTCAGAAAACCGCTCGGCAACTATTGCAGAAAACTCAGCAACTCACAGCCGCAGGCCAGCACGCCGAAGCTGCCATGGCGGCCAAAGATGCAGCCATGTTTTGGTCCGCTTCTGGAACGGAACTGGGCGGCAACGATCGAGTGCTTTACACGCAGGCCATGCTGCGGTATCAAATTTTGCGAGTTCCCGTGCGGCGGTTTTGTGGCGAACAGTTGATTTCGCCCGTCCCGCTGGAAGCCGACTTCCGGCATCAGGAACTGACCACCGTTCCGCTTTTTGAACCGAGCGGTGCTGACGAACTCACGTATTTTCAGTCCAGCTATTTTGATCTGTGGGACCCACAGGATCTGGGCCGAGAAGTCGTGTTCAGCGTGCGTCAAACGAGACCCTATTGGCAGTCGCAGCCACTGCTGACGGCCAATCAGATTGCGGACACCCTGGCCGATTTGCTGGATCCGCTTCGGCCTACGTTCAATCCGCGATTGGCGTCGTTCGTGAAGGAATTCTCCGTCCATTCTCCGACGGAACTGCAGGTTAGCTTTCATCGCGTTCCGCTAAATCTGGAAGCATTGTTTCGGTTTCCAATTGTTGGCGTCCCGCCGGAGAAACAACCCGCTCCGCCCGGCACTGCCTCCGAAGTGTTGTCCACTCGGTTTACGCTGGCAGACGAAACGCCGGATCGACGCCGCTATCTGCGCTCGGTACCGGAAGAAGACGGCCTGATCGCTCAGCGGTACCACGTGGCCGAGATTCAGGAGATCAAATACCCCGATCGCCATGCCGTTATCCAGGCATTCAATCGCAACGAGGTCGACGTGATTCCTCATCTTCGGCCGTGGGAAGTGGATGTCTTCAAA
This DNA window, taken from Fuerstiella marisgermanici, encodes the following:
- a CDS encoding ABC transporter substrate-binding protein, translated to MAIHLHTHHRLALVSNSRLQLCLVVVIALLCAPQGRAQDEENPTAELPKLADMELPTFEELMTTEDPFDWLVLKDDSVLVTEPIFPRPDPLVARMKEKQELEAETGGSTEQRQARRDRLLELRKINVVLLEDSNSDYRIPLSQVAQIISFPRLMLSRIDQLLEAGEIRKAYEMLMQVEIQAPGWELSQPRFDALLLREANMKLDDNDTIAALALLDELAIRNIENQQLPIMMSQIIDGQIEAAMADEDMAKTKYFLSRLSRHFPQHPVVSKWEQQLQKTARQLLQKTQQLTAAGQHAEAAMAAKDAAMFWSASGTELGGNDRVLYTQAMLRYQILRVPVRRFCGEQLISPVPLEADFRHQELTTVPLFEPSGADELTYFQSSYFDLWDPQDLGREVVFSVRQTRPYWQSQPLLTANQIADTLADLLDPLRPTFNPRLASFVKEFSVHSPTELQVSFHRVPLNLEALFRFPIVGVPPEKQPAPPGTASEVLSTRFTLADETPDRRRYLRSVPEEDGLIAQRYHVAEIQEIKYPDRHAVIQAFNRNEVDVIPHLRPWEVDVFKSQDQFFVQKYAIPQTHVLVFNPMSSAVSSPQLRRALSFGIDREGLLKIVLLRDEEMKYGRPISAPWHTGSYANSPLVKVTPYDHYLSYLLRLAALEQLRIPDKQKFVADAKAAALAAKEDWDEEVFRQDHAAEINAAGEHVQLPKLRMLCDPDEMAMLPAEQMVKRWNALGFDVELISADRQGEPLGDEGWDIMYRRIRMEEPLLDLWPVLLTDDKFQVERLAGFPDWLRQELINLDYATSFIDAQQRLHTIHRHIAAQAFLIPLWEIDDFMVFRNNVKNFQGRPLSTYHGAERWVVTP